In Notamacropus eugenii isolate mMacEug1 chromosome 1, mMacEug1.pri_v2, whole genome shotgun sequence, one genomic interval encodes:
- the LOC140520329 gene encoding olfactory receptor 2AG1-like: protein MELWNTTLENGFFLVGILQDSKYPGMVCTTITFFYLVAVISNGLLLLLIAMDKRLHVPMYFLLSQLSLMDLLLTTVISPQILVDYLRGQSTISFSGCAVQMFLILIIGGAEDILLAFMSYDRYVAIRHPLQYMVFMRPKVCWSMVATCWLLSFMNGLVHTIYTMHLPFCRTREINHLMCEIPPLLKLACTDTSKYQFMVYTMGVTLLLFPLSVILASYTLVLTAVFHMPSKQGREKALFTCSSHLTVVGLFYGPAVFMYVLPSAYHSSQQDNILSMFYTIITPSLNPLIYSLRNKDVLGALKKLVRKVTLAPKL, encoded by the coding sequence ATGGAACTCTGGAATACCACCTTGGAGAATGGTTTCTTCCTCGTTGGAATTCTCCAGGACAGTAAGTATCCTGGAATGGTGTGTACCACAATCACATTCTTCTACCTGGTGGCTGTGATCAGCAATGGCCTCCTGCTCCTGTTGATTGCTATGGACAAGAGGCTCCATGTGCCTATGTACTTCTTGCTCAGCCAGCTCTCACTTATGGATCTGCTCCTTACAACTGTGATTTCCCCCCAAATACTTGTGGATTACTTGCGTGGACAGAGCACCATCTCTTTTTCAGGCTGTGCAGTCCAGATGTTTCTGATACTGATAATTGGAGGTGCTGAAGATATCCTGTTGGCTTTCATGTCATATGATCGCTATGTAGCCATTCGACATCCCCTGCAGTATATGGTCTTCATGAGACCAAAAGTTTGCTGGTCCATGGTGGCCACATGCTGGCTCTTGTCATTCATGAATGGCCTTGTGCACACCATATACACTATGCACCTCCCTTTTTGTAGAACTCGGGAGATAAACCACCTCATGTGTGAGATCCCTCCTTTGTTGAAGCTGGCATGTACTGACACTTCAAAGTACCAGTTCATGGTATACACAATGGGGGTGACAttgctccttttccctctttctgttaTCCTTGCCTCCTATACTCTTGTTTTGACTGCTGTGTTCCATATGCCTTCAaaacaagggagagagaaagctCTCTTTACGTGCTCATCCCATCTGACAGTAGTCGGACTCTTCTATGGACCTGCTGTGTTCATGTATGTCCTGCCCAGTGCTTACCACAGCAGTCAGCAGGATAATATCCTGTCCATGTTCTATACCATTATTACTCCATCACTGAACCCCCTGATCTACAGCCTGAGGAACAAGGATGTACTGGGAGCCCTGAAGAAGTTGGTAAGGAAAGTCACCTTAGCACCAAAATTGTAG